A window of the Pedobacter cryoconitis genome harbors these coding sequences:
- a CDS encoding translocation/assembly module TamB, with protein sequence MNKYVRKSLKVVLWIIATIILLVVAVAISLNIPAVQDFVKGKAIAYLKNKTHTEVSLESIKIALPKDIVLNKFYMEDKKGDTLLYAQKLAVDISLFKLLSNKIEINNIELEKIRANVTRINPDTTFNFSFLLDAFMSEQKKPEEEVKKDTTSTMKFSISKISLKDIGIVYRDDVAGNDVSVNLGEFQTNIKDFDLDNQHYVIKDLVLKNTSLKYLQQKPLTQLAAHLEKSIDTAKTASGKLPLVEIQDVAFNNVKINFNDMLSDMRADLNINELNLKKLFADLTKSDFKLDEATLNKSNILFAFKPLSVASGTKSADSTTAKPSTLAVLVSKLNLAENNIQYDNLAVKPTAKGLDYNHLKVNGLGLTAEQLSYSQAGIKVNVKSGVFKERSGFELSKLQGDVVYSDKMVKLTNLVFKTPHTNIENNTTLTYTSLDDLTKHPEKVKLNIQLKNSVLGLKDATYFSDAIPPAYRNEKIKITARANGYMNNLSIPQLQISGLKSTNIDVNGTVKGLPDVNKTFLDLNIKRFSLTKRDLLAVIPKKSLPANIELPNTIAANGKFKGSMTNFNTDFNINTDMGAAKLLASMKGPKGKESYTANINLNNFNVGRLLKMQPQLGRISVKATVNGTGLDAKTANAKINAQLLNAYYNKYTYKNLLLSGTYSGQKMNIKSEMADTNANFNLTAFIDMAGKYPAVKADLNLKQVDLQKLNFSATELRMAGLVKADIKTADPNYLNGDVSIRGMQLVKDGQRFNVDTIDVHAEATARHTLLTLKSELLSARVDGQYQLTNLAPAIINQINKYYAFGEVTKIPDQRFRFNMNIYNPKFIKNFIPALTTFSPSRINGLLDTKKDSLVMNAWVPQVVYGDYQVDSTRLTVDNSNQKLNYKLLVKHVQSKSIALYNTELSGEAANNILGVNIFLRDSKLKDKYVLGGTFKSINKNFQFSFDPQKLLLNYDKWSVSPENFIQFGASGILANQFNLSKGGQLLSVNSLNSTPGSPLKVEFKNFQIETLTKFAEQDSSLVGGAINGTVDVKELTGSPKFEANLTIDHLRYQKDQLGTLRVAVNNNTENAFETNIALTGVHELRVNGFYYTKAENALDLTLNIDKIDLKELESVSMGQIKQGSGTITGQLSIKGAIASPKVLGDVKFNQAAFNATYVNSYFRMPNETISFTEEGVKFNNFTIIDSLNKQATINGGILTKDYRNFKFNMDIKTDNFRALHSTAADNEMIYGTVFLSSLIKVRGDLNQPDINMNVQVEKGTKFFFALPPDDPSVISQEGIVQFIDADAAPFNGQKALKADSISKSPIKGINLSANIKIDPDAELNVVVDPANGDALKVKGTANLIATMDPSGKTSLTGRYDLNEGSYNLSIGGLAKRSFKLVKGSSIIWTGEPTEANVDLTALYEVNAAPIDLLNAPDLVQAKTKLPFQVYLYMKDQLMKPTISFKLDMPANEQGALGGQVYTKIQNVNRDEGQLNKQVFALLALGRFIADNPFESLVGGGGGVSSMARSSVSNLLTDQLNNLASDLVKGVDINFGVNSSEDYSTGSLQQKTDLEVGLSKKLLNDRLTVTVGSSFGLEGPQAPGQNSTNIAGNVNVEYALSADGRYRLRAYRRNQNEGVIEGQIIETGVGFALVVDYNKFKEIFQKRRKRNQITTEQKPKEKAVNTTPAKSEK encoded by the coding sequence TTGAATAAATACGTACGTAAAAGTTTAAAGGTTGTTCTATGGATTATTGCCACAATCATTTTATTGGTGGTTGCAGTGGCTATATCTTTAAATATCCCCGCCGTTCAGGACTTCGTTAAAGGCAAAGCTATTGCCTACCTGAAAAATAAAACCCACACAGAAGTAAGTCTGGAAAGTATTAAAATCGCCCTGCCTAAGGATATTGTGCTCAACAAATTCTACATGGAAGATAAAAAAGGCGACACTTTATTGTATGCACAGAAATTAGCAGTCGATATCAGTCTTTTCAAACTATTGAGTAATAAAATAGAAATTAACAATATTGAACTGGAGAAAATCCGGGCAAATGTGACCCGTATTAATCCGGATACAACATTTAATTTTTCTTTCCTTCTGGATGCTTTTATGTCCGAACAGAAAAAGCCGGAAGAAGAAGTAAAAAAAGATACCACTTCTACCATGAAGTTTTCTATCAGTAAAATAAGCTTAAAAGATATAGGTATTGTTTATCGTGATGATGTTGCAGGTAATGATGTGAGTGTGAATCTTGGAGAATTCCAGACAAACATTAAAGATTTTGATCTGGATAACCAACACTATGTAATTAAAGACCTGGTACTGAAAAACACTTCCCTGAAATATTTGCAGCAAAAACCACTTACCCAGCTGGCAGCCCACCTGGAAAAGAGTATCGATACTGCTAAAACAGCTTCCGGAAAACTTCCTTTGGTAGAGATTCAGGATGTTGCTTTTAATAATGTTAAGATCAACTTTAATGATATGCTCTCAGACATGCGTGCTGATCTGAATATTAATGAACTTAACCTGAAAAAACTCTTTGCTGACCTGACTAAAAGTGATTTTAAATTAGACGAAGCTACACTGAATAAGTCTAACATCCTGTTTGCTTTTAAACCGCTTTCAGTGGCATCAGGAACAAAATCTGCTGATAGTACAACTGCAAAGCCTTCTACCTTAGCTGTCCTGGTCAGCAAATTAAATCTTGCAGAAAACAATATACAATATGATAACCTGGCTGTAAAACCTACTGCAAAAGGACTCGATTATAACCACTTAAAAGTTAATGGGCTTGGATTAACAGCAGAACAACTGTCCTATAGTCAGGCCGGAATTAAGGTAAATGTTAAAAGTGGTGTATTCAAAGAAAGAAGTGGTTTTGAACTTTCAAAGTTGCAGGGTGACGTAGTCTATAGCGATAAAATGGTTAAACTAACCAATCTTGTCTTTAAAACACCTCATACTAATATTGAGAATAATACGACGTTGACCTATACCTCACTCGATGATTTAACCAAACATCCAGAAAAGGTGAAGTTAAACATACAGTTGAAAAATTCTGTATTAGGCCTAAAAGATGCAACTTACTTCAGTGATGCAATTCCACCAGCGTACCGCAATGAGAAAATTAAAATAACTGCCCGCGCAAATGGATATATGAATAATCTTTCGATTCCTCAATTGCAGATCAGTGGATTAAAAAGTACAAATATAGATGTGAATGGTACTGTTAAAGGGCTACCTGATGTCAATAAAACATTTCTCGATCTTAACATCAAACGCTTCTCTTTAACAAAAAGAGATCTGCTGGCCGTTATTCCTAAAAAATCTTTGCCAGCTAATATTGAATTGCCCAATACGATTGCTGCTAACGGAAAGTTTAAAGGATCTATGACCAATTTCAATACTGATTTCAATATCAATACAGATATGGGGGCAGCCAAACTACTGGCTAGTATGAAAGGGCCTAAAGGAAAAGAGAGTTATACTGCAAATATCAATCTAAATAACTTTAATGTTGGGCGTTTACTAAAGATGCAGCCTCAGTTAGGCCGGATTAGTGTTAAAGCGACTGTAAATGGAACAGGTTTAGATGCAAAGACAGCCAATGCAAAAATCAATGCACAGCTATTGAATGCTTATTATAATAAATACACTTATAAAAACCTCTTACTGAGTGGTACTTATTCAGGACAAAAAATGAATATCAAAAGTGAAATGGCAGATACCAATGCTAATTTCAATCTAACTGCTTTTATAGATATGGCGGGTAAGTATCCAGCTGTTAAAGCGGACCTTAACTTAAAACAAGTTGATCTTCAAAAACTAAACTTCAGTGCTACTGAATTGAGAATGGCTGGTCTGGTTAAAGCCGACATAAAAACTGCTGATCCTAATTACCTGAATGGAGATGTAAGTATCAGAGGTATGCAACTGGTTAAAGATGGACAAAGGTTTAATGTAGATACCATTGATGTACACGCCGAAGCGACAGCCAGGCATACCTTATTAACTTTAAAATCAGAGTTGCTGAGTGCACGTGTCGATGGACAATATCAACTTACTAACCTTGCTCCGGCAATAATTAACCAGATTAATAAATATTATGCATTTGGTGAGGTGACGAAGATACCGGATCAGCGTTTCAGATTTAATATGAACATTTATAACCCTAAGTTCATTAAAAACTTTATCCCTGCACTAACCACCTTCTCTCCTTCCAGAATCAATGGTTTACTGGATACGAAAAAAGACAGTTTAGTCATGAATGCCTGGGTCCCACAAGTAGTTTATGGAGATTACCAGGTGGACAGTACACGTCTTACGGTAGACAATTCTAACCAGAAACTGAACTATAAGTTATTGGTAAAACATGTACAAAGCAAATCAATAGCTTTATATAATACAGAACTAAGTGGTGAAGCAGCTAATAATATATTAGGTGTTAACATTTTCCTTAGAGATAGTAAACTGAAAGATAAATATGTACTTGGCGGTACTTTTAAATCAATTAATAAAAACTTTCAGTTCAGTTTCGATCCTCAGAAACTACTTTTAAATTATGATAAATGGTCAGTTTCTCCAGAAAACTTCATTCAGTTCGGAGCTTCGGGTATCCTGGCAAATCAGTTTAACCTGAGTAAAGGAGGACAGTTACTCAGTGTAAATAGTTTGAATTCAACTCCAGGTTCACCGCTTAAAGTAGAGTTTAAGAATTTTCAAATAGAAACATTGACCAAATTTGCAGAACAAGACAGTTCTTTAGTAGGCGGAGCAATCAATGGAACAGTGGATGTGAAAGAATTAACAGGAAGCCCAAAATTCGAAGCTAACCTGACCATTGATCACCTTCGTTATCAGAAAGATCAGTTGGGAACGCTACGTGTGGCTGTAAACAACAATACAGAGAATGCATTTGAAACCAATATTGCTTTAACCGGGGTACATGAGTTAAGGGTAAACGGATTCTATTATACGAAAGCCGAAAATGCATTGGATCTTACTTTGAATATTGACAAAATAGACCTTAAGGAATTGGAAAGCGTTTCCATGGGACAAATAAAACAGGGTTCAGGAACAATAACCGGACAACTTTCCATTAAAGGGGCGATCGCTTCACCAAAAGTTTTGGGAGACGTTAAATTTAACCAGGCTGCATTCAATGCAACTTATGTAAATTCATATTTCAGAATGCCGAATGAGACAATCAGCTTTACTGAAGAGGGCGTTAAGTTTAACAATTTTACCATTATTGATTCGCTGAATAAACAAGCGACGATAAATGGTGGGATCCTGACCAAAGATTACAGGAACTTCAAGTTCAATATGGATATCAAAACTGATAATTTCAGAGCGCTGCATTCTACAGCAGCAGATAATGAAATGATCTATGGAACAGTTTTCTTATCCAGCCTGATTAAGGTAAGGGGTGATTTAAACCAGCCGGATATCAATATGAACGTTCAGGTAGAGAAAGGTACCAAGTTCTTTTTCGCACTACCTCCGGATGATCCTTCGGTAATCAGCCAGGAGGGAATTGTACAGTTTATTGATGCAGATGCTGCACCATTTAATGGTCAGAAAGCGCTGAAAGCAGATAGTATCAGTAAATCTCCGATCAAAGGAATTAATCTGAGTGCCAATATTAAGATTGACCCGGATGCAGAACTGAACGTGGTGGTTGACCCCGCTAATGGTGATGCACTGAAGGTAAAAGGAACGGCTAACCTGATCGCAACGATGGACCCTAGTGGAAAAACCAGTTTAACGGGCCGTTACGATCTGAATGAGGGTTCATATAACTTATCTATCGGTGGGTTGGCTAAAAGATCATTTAAACTGGTTAAAGGAAGCAGTATCATCTGGACGGGAGAGCCTACAGAAGCAAATGTAGACCTGACTGCATTATATGAAGTTAATGCTGCACCAATTGATCTGTTAAATGCACCTGATCTTGTTCAGGCTAAAACAAAGTTACCTTTCCAGGTTTATCTATACATGAAAGATCAGCTGATGAAACCTACTATATCTTTTAAACTCGATATGCCAGCAAATGAACAAGGTGCTTTGGGTGGACAGGTTTATACTAAAATACAGAATGTAAACAGAGACGAAGGACAATTGAATAAACAGGTATTTGCTTTATTAGCACTAGGCCGTTTTATTGCGGACAATCCATTCGAGAGTCTTGTTGGTGGCGGGGGCGGTGTATCCTCAATGGCCCGTTCAAGTGTGAGTAATTTACTGACAGATCAGTTAAACAATCTGGCTTCTGATTTGGTTAAAGGCGTAGATATAAACTTTGGAGTGAATTCATCAGAAGATTACTCTACTGGTTCATTACAACAAAAAACAGATCTGGAAGTAGGTTTATCTAAAAAACTATTGAATGACAGGTTAACAGTTACTGTAGGAAGTTCATTTGGTCTGGAAGGCCCGCAGGCACCCGGACAGAACTCAACAAATATTGCAGGTAATGTGAACGTGGAATATGCGCTTTCTGCTGATGGCAGATACCGTTTGAGGGCTTACAGACGGAACCAGAACGAAGGTGTAATTGAAGGGCAGATTATTGAGACAGGTGTTGGATTTGCTTTAGTTGTTGATTATAATAAATTCAAAGAGATCTTCCAGAAAAGAAGAAAACGGAATCAGATCACTACTGAGCAGAAACCAAAAGAGAAAGCTGTGAATACTACACCAGCAAAAAGCGAAAAATAA
- a CDS encoding class I SAM-dependent methyltransferase: MISLLTPTHWKDYELIDCGDFEKLERFGNLILCRPEPQAVWKKMLPEQEWKKLTHIRFKGRSATSGEWVKSTGNVPDRWNVEYKNEEVKINLRLGLTSFKHVGVFPEQAVNWDYISSSIKKFKNPKPKVLNLFAYTGAASLIAQASGADTTHVDSIKQVVNWANENQELSQLKDVRWVVEDALKFVKRELKRGKKYNGIILDPPAFGHGPNGEKWKLEDHIQEMMQDVVQLLDEEEHFLILNTYSLGFSSVIVENLIKTSFPQVKNLETGELYLQATSGIKLPLGVFGKFNTFSS, translated from the coding sequence ATGATAAGCCTACTTACCCCCACGCACTGGAAAGATTATGAGTTGATTGACTGTGGAGATTTTGAAAAATTAGAGCGCTTTGGCAATCTGATCCTTTGCAGACCTGAGCCTCAGGCTGTGTGGAAAAAAATGCTTCCTGAACAGGAATGGAAAAAATTAACACACATCAGGTTTAAAGGTCGCTCTGCAACTTCCGGAGAATGGGTAAAGTCTACCGGAAATGTTCCTGACCGCTGGAATGTAGAATACAAAAATGAGGAGGTAAAGATTAACCTGCGCCTTGGTTTAACCTCTTTTAAACATGTAGGTGTTTTCCCTGAGCAGGCAGTGAACTGGGATTATATCTCTTCTTCGATTAAAAAATTCAAAAATCCAAAACCGAAAGTACTTAACCTTTTTGCTTATACAGGTGCAGCCTCATTAATTGCACAAGCTTCAGGTGCAGATACGACACACGTAGATTCGATCAAACAGGTAGTGAACTGGGCCAATGAGAACCAGGAGTTATCTCAGTTGAAAGATGTGAGATGGGTTGTGGAAGATGCTTTGAAATTTGTAAAGCGTGAATTGAAACGCGGTAAAAAATATAATGGTATCATTTTAGATCCTCCTGCATTCGGACATGGGCCAAATGGAGAGAAATGGAAACTGGAAGATCATATCCAGGAAATGATGCAGGATGTAGTACAGTTATTGGATGAGGAAGAGCACTTCCTGATTCTGAATACGTACTCTTTAGGGTTCTCTTCTGTAATTGTAGAAAACCTGATTAAGACTTCTTTCCCCCAGGTAAAAAATCTTGAAACTGGTGAATTATATCTTCAGGCCACTTCAGGCATCAAATTACCATTGGGTGTTTTTGGAAAATTTAATACTTTCTCTTCTTAA
- a CDS encoding PD-(D/E)XK nuclease family transposase has translation MSEKINKYINPLSDFGFKHLFGGEPNKDIMIGFLLKPADSPAKIIR, from the coding sequence ATGTCAGAAAAAATAAACAAGTATATTAATCCGTTGTCAGATTTCGGTTTTAAACACCTTTTCGGCGGTGAGCCGAATAAGGATATTATGATCGGATTTTTACTTAAGCCGGCTGATTCACCAGCAAAAATTATTAGGTAA
- a CDS encoding HmuY family protein produces MNKNNILIICCCVVFAFAGCKKDSVDYRYPQPYAGQLATLPGVAGTELGINAANSVFVDFSKGVVTPVRRANWDLGLYPGADFKVILNHTMGALAFDTKKTDFAKVLQADSIAIAASLQLNAAGSGLLVDPVTGTPTDYLAKLVTLEVGENEDASKIYIINSGYAGVPPFTNAIPATPTTPAIPSIPLKRPWYKVKVYKGNNGYVVKYASMSNDNPAFTPRTVNKDLSYNFNVFSFTNLSAVGEPAKSLWDIAWTWTTSKNADGTIATATHDFVLINFLGGVTAAEVKIVDQAAKEYENFNKDKLAGLTYLNTREAIGVKWRSLTSDDRPIVNRDRFYVVKDAEGNVYKLRFVSSSNADGGVIGTPVIEYRLVDAAITPGNTQ; encoded by the coding sequence ATGAATAAAAATAATATACTTATTATTTGCTGCTGTGTAGTTTTTGCTTTTGCAGGATGTAAAAAAGACAGTGTCGACTACAGGTACCCACAGCCATATGCGGGACAACTGGCGACACTTCCGGGTGTGGCAGGAACTGAACTTGGTATAAATGCGGCTAACAGTGTTTTTGTCGATTTTAGTAAGGGTGTGGTGACTCCGGTAAGGAGGGCAAACTGGGACCTGGGACTTTATCCCGGTGCAGATTTCAAAGTTATTCTTAACCACACTATGGGGGCGCTGGCTTTCGATACGAAAAAAACAGATTTTGCAAAAGTGTTGCAGGCTGATTCTATTGCAATAGCAGCGTCGTTACAGCTTAATGCTGCTGGCAGCGGACTCCTGGTAGATCCTGTAACCGGGACGCCGACTGATTATTTAGCTAAGCTGGTCACATTAGAAGTCGGTGAAAATGAAGATGCAAGTAAAATTTATATTATTAACAGTGGTTATGCAGGAGTTCCGCCATTCACTAATGCTATACCAGCTACTCCCACCACACCAGCAATACCATCTATACCACTCAAAAGACCTTGGTATAAAGTAAAAGTATATAAAGGAAATAATGGATACGTTGTTAAATATGCTTCAATGTCCAATGACAACCCTGCTTTTACACCGCGTACAGTTAATAAAGATTTATCCTATAATTTTAACGTTTTCAGTTTTACAAATTTATCCGCCGTTGGAGAACCTGCGAAATCTTTATGGGATATAGCATGGACGTGGACTACCAGTAAAAATGCAGATGGTACAATAGCCACAGCAACCCATGATTTTGTACTCATTAACTTTTTAGGAGGAGTGACTGCTGCGGAAGTAAAAATCGTAGATCAGGCAGCGAAAGAATATGAGAATTTCAATAAAGATAAACTGGCAGGATTAACCTATTTGAATACACGTGAGGCAATTGGAGTTAAATGGAGATCATTAACTTCGGATGACAGGCCCATAGTCAACAGAGACCGTTTTTATGTGGTTAAAGATGCAGAAGGTAACGTTTATAAACTCAGGTTTGTAAGTTCCAGTAATGCAGACGGTGGAGTTATAGGTACGCCGGTTATAGAATATAGATTAGTGGATGCGGCAATAACCCCGGGAAACACCCAATAA
- a CDS encoding MlaE family ABC transporter permease produces the protein MNFTNFGRYLLLLRAVFRKPEKFKIYLKAIFQQMDFVGVGSLGLIAIISTFIGAVMTLQIAFQLVSDFIPKSIIGSVTRDSSILELSPTITAIVLAGKIGSAISSEIGTMRVSEQIDALEIMGINSPGYLILPKLIAGITMVPVLVIFAMVLSITGGYLGGTLSGAVTPAEYIMGITTDFNPYTIVVALVKAFVFGFIITTVPAYEGFYVKGGALEVAQASTRAVVVSCISILACDYIVTQLLL, from the coding sequence ATGAACTTCACCAATTTTGGTAGATACCTGTTGCTGTTGAGAGCAGTTTTCAGGAAACCCGAAAAATTTAAAATATATCTTAAGGCCATCTTTCAACAGATGGATTTTGTAGGTGTCGGCTCCCTTGGTTTGATTGCTATCATTTCTACCTTTATCGGGGCGGTTATGACTTTACAAATCGCTTTCCAGCTGGTGAGTGACTTTATACCTAAATCAATCATTGGTTCGGTAACACGGGATTCAAGTATTCTGGAACTCAGCCCAACCATTACCGCGATTGTACTTGCAGGTAAAATTGGTTCTGCCATTTCTTCAGAAATTGGTACTATGCGCGTAAGTGAACAAATTGATGCGCTTGAAATTATGGGTATCAATTCACCTGGTTACCTGATTCTTCCTAAATTAATTGCAGGAATTACAATGGTTCCTGTGCTGGTTATTTTTGCCATGGTATTAAGTATTACCGGCGGTTACCTGGGCGGTACTTTATCAGGAGCAGTAACACCTGCGGAATATATCATGGGAATTACCACTGATTTCAATCCTTATACTATTGTTGTTGCACTGGTTAAAGCATTTGTTTTTGGTTTCATCATTACCACGGTTCCTGCATACGAAGGTTTTTACGTTAAAGGTGGTGCATTAGAAGTAGCTCAGGCAAGTACAAGAGCAGTCGTAGTAAGCTGTATCAGTATCCTGGCTTGTGATTACATTGTAACCCAATTATTATTATGA
- a CDS encoding Rpn family recombination-promoting nuclease/putative transposase, with translation MIHQQKLLGKENWNFKLKEVFLIAVLDFKMKSSTDAHYLQSISLVNTGSGEIFHNGLGFKFLELPKFDKKEDELENELDKWVYMLKHMQSLRKIPEYLDKRIFQKIFNIAEMSRLTPEQRFIHDSDQQKKWEYQCVLDDHFEQGLEKGLEKGKLEISLELAREMKKENFDTLKIVQFTKLSIEVINNL, from the coding sequence CTGATTCACCAGCAAAAATTATTAGGTAAAGAAAACTGGAACTTCAAGCTGAAAGAGGTTTTTCTGATTGCTGTACTGGATTTTAAAATGAAAAGCAGCACTGACGCTCATTATCTGCAAAGTATTTCACTGGTTAATACGGGCTCAGGTGAAATATTCCACAATGGACTGGGATTTAAGTTTTTGGAACTGCCTAAATTTGATAAAAAAGAAGATGAGCTGGAGAATGAACTGGACAAATGGGTTTATATGCTTAAACACATGCAAAGTCTGCGCAAAATCCCGGAGTATCTGGACAAACGTATTTTTCAAAAAATATTTAATATAGCCGAAATGAGCAGACTAACACCCGAACAACGATTTATACACGATTCAGATCAACAGAAAAAATGGGAATATCAATGTGTTCTTGATGACCACTTTGAACAAGGCCTTGAGAAAGGTCTCGAAAAAGGAAAACTTGAAATTTCTCTTGAGCTGGCAAGGGAAATGAAAAAGGAAAATTTTGATACACTTAAGATCGTTCAGTTTACCAAGTTATCCATCGAAGTCATTAACAATTTATAG
- a CDS encoding HupE/UreJ family protein has protein sequence MQDFSLYFELGWQHILNWKGYDHILFVIVLCGAYTLTDWKRVLLLVTAFTIGHSITLALSVLKVITVKTNLIEFLIPVTILVTAASNILGGKSSRPKGVQLKYILALFFGLIHGMGFSNYLNSLLGKSTNIVAELFAFNIGLEFGQIIIVTGILLISFILINIFKVKKWNWNFFLSSAIFGISFIMAAERWPDLFR, from the coding sequence ATGCAGGATTTCTCTTTATACTTCGAATTGGGTTGGCAACATATACTAAACTGGAAGGGATATGATCATATTCTTTTTGTGATAGTTTTATGTGGAGCGTACACCCTAACGGACTGGAAGAGAGTACTTTTACTGGTCACCGCATTCACTATCGGCCACAGTATCACCCTTGCACTAAGCGTATTAAAAGTAATCACAGTCAAAACTAATTTAATTGAGTTTCTGATCCCGGTAACCATATTGGTGACTGCGGCTTCAAATATTCTTGGCGGGAAGTCGTCAAGACCCAAGGGGGTGCAGTTAAAATATATACTTGCCCTGTTCTTCGGATTGATCCACGGAATGGGCTTTTCCAATTATCTGAATAGCCTGCTTGGTAAAAGCACCAATATTGTGGCAGAGTTATTCGCTTTCAATATCGGGCTTGAATTTGGTCAGATTATTATCGTAACCGGAATATTGCTTATTTCTTTCATACTGATCAATATCTTCAAGGTCAAAAAGTGGAATTGGAATTTCTTCCTGTCTTCCGCAATATTTGGTATTTCATTTATTATGGCCGCAGAGCGGTGGCCTGACTTATTCCGTTAG
- a CDS encoding cytidine deaminase gives MNNLNISIAYESYDQLEELNAADQSLCVQAKEALKTSYSPYSNFKVATAVRLNDGVVVSGSNQENLAYPSGLCAERVALFTIGATYPNAIIETMAITAHTDSFKIEQPITCCGACLQVMAEFERKQNKEIEVLFYCLDGKILKVKGIKSLLPFVFVEDRLAV, from the coding sequence ATGAATAACTTAAATATTTCCATTGCTTATGAATCTTACGATCAGTTAGAAGAACTGAATGCAGCTGATCAATCCTTATGTGTGCAAGCAAAGGAAGCACTTAAGACCTCTTACTCCCCATACTCTAACTTTAAAGTGGCCACTGCGGTAAGGCTGAACGATGGTGTGGTTGTTTCCGGTAGTAACCAGGAAAATCTGGCTTATCCATCCGGGCTCTGTGCAGAACGGGTAGCTCTTTTTACAATTGGCGCAACTTATCCAAATGCAATTATAGAAACTATGGCGATTACCGCCCATACCGATAGCTTTAAAATTGAGCAGCCCATTACCTGCTGTGGTGCCTGTTTACAAGTTATGGCCGAATTTGAAAGGAAACAAAATAAAGAGATAGAAGTGCTTTTCTATTGTCTGGACGGTAAGATTCTAAAAGTGAAGGGGATCAAAAGTTTACTTCCTTTTGTATTTGTAGAAGATCGTCTGGCAGTATAA
- a CDS encoding ABC transporter ATP-binding protein: protein MIEIKDIEKSFGSNTVLKGISGIFKEGLTNLIIGGSGSGKTTLLKCMIGLHTPEKGSVQYDGREFIDMDFEQRIEIRKEIGMLFQGSALFDSMTVEENIMFPLNMFTDHSFKEKLERVNFCLERVNLEGKNKLFPAELSGGMKKRVGIARAIAMNPKYLFVDEPNSGLDPKTSIVIDELIKEITEEYNTTTIVVTHDMNSVMGIGDYILFLHEGKKFWEGSNKEIAHTDIAELNDFVFASRFMKAAKKNF from the coding sequence ATGATCGAAATCAAAGACATTGAAAAATCTTTCGGGTCCAATACTGTCCTGAAAGGTATATCAGGCATATTCAAAGAAGGATTAACGAATTTGATCATTGGTGGTTCAGGTTCCGGAAAAACTACCCTGCTGAAATGTATGATAGGTTTACATACGCCCGAAAAAGGAAGTGTACAATATGACGGAAGAGAATTCATTGATATGGATTTCGAACAGCGTATTGAAATCCGTAAAGAAATCGGCATGCTTTTCCAGGGTTCAGCGCTTTTTGACTCGATGACTGTGGAAGAGAACATCATGTTTCCACTGAACATGTTTACCGACCACAGCTTTAAAGAAAAACTGGAACGTGTTAATTTTTGTCTGGAAAGGGTAAACCTGGAAGGTAAAAATAAACTTTTCCCTGCTGAACTTTCAGGAGGAATGAAAAAACGTGTGGGAATTGCCCGTGCAATTGCCATGAACCCTAAATATCTTTTTGTGGATGAGCCCAACTCAGGACTTGATCCGAAAACATCGATCGTGATTGATGAGCTGATTAAGGAAATCACAGAAGAATACAACACTACTACAATTGTAGTTACCCACGATATGAACTCGGTAATGGGCATCGGTGATTATATTCTTTTCTTACACGAAGGAAAAAAATTCTGGGAAGGTTCCAATAAAGAAATTGCCCATACAGACATAGCAGAACTTAATGATTTTGTTTTTGCCAGCCGTTTTATGAAAGCTGCCAAGAAAAACTTTTAA